A DNA window from Castanea sativa cultivar Marrone di Chiusa Pesio chromosome 7, ASM4071231v1 contains the following coding sequences:
- the LOC142644672 gene encoding fasciclin-like arabinogalactan protein 19, producing MATKIVTLTLTLGVLILLLSLPGGVKPVHCISSGDMESMLSALRARGYNLFSNAIATSDLQFDLLCTQPNTNANVNASNDDYFFTIFAPTDSALFALDMTQTAPFFTDTLRLHVVPKRLSFSQLQRLSSAHLRTLLPSRDLHVTTRHLPPPTHPQHHHNRRRRVVVVSVDEVEVVFPGVYYDRYVAVHGLNGILTLRGPPQYISSSPVRSVLPQRTNVCSNRNRTAPPPPPQQPPQALHGYSPANSPSYLGISPGLAPTIQSPESGNTASPSPSIGNGGHDDQDQLGQLWSIRW from the coding sequence ATGGCGACCAAGATCGTGACTCTGACTCTGACTCTGGGCGTGTTGATTCTGCTACTGTCACTCCCCGGCGGCGTCAAACCCGTCCACTGCATCTCTAGCGGCGACATGGAGTCGATGCTTTCCGCCTTGAGAGCCCGCGGCTACAACCTCTTCTCCAACGCCATCGCCACCTCCGACCTCCAGTTCGACCTTCTCTGCACCCAACCCAACACCAACGCCAACGTCAACGCTTCTAACGACGACTACTTCTTCACCATTTTCGCTCCCACCGACTCCGCCCTCTTCGCTCTCGACATGACTCAAACGGCGCCGTTTTTCACCGACACGCTCCGCCTCCACGTCGTACCTAAGCGGCTCTCCTTCTCTCAGCTCCAGCGGCTTTCTTCCGCTCACCTCCGTACTCTTCTCCCCTCGCGTGATCTCCACGTCACCACCAGGCATCTTCCTCCTCCTACTCATCCTCAGCATCATCATAATCGTCGCCGCCGTGTCGTTGTCGTCTCCGTCGACGAAGTCGAAGTCGTTTTCCCCGGCGTGTATTACGACCGATACGTCGCCGTTCACGGACTCAACGGAATTCTCACTCTCCGTGGACCTCCTCAGTACATCTCCTCGTCTCCGGTCCGTTCGGTTCTCCCTCAGCGAACCAACGTTTGCTCCAACCGTAACCGAACTGCGCCGCCTCCGCCGCCACAACAACCACCGCAAGCCTTACACGGTTATTCTCCGGCGAATTCGCCTTCGTATCTTGGCATTTCGCCAGGTCTTGCTCCGACGATCCAGTCACCGGAGAGTGGGAACACGGCGTCGCCTTCTCCGTCGATCGGCAATGGTGGTCATGATGATCAAGATCAACTCGGGCAATTATGGTCCATCAGATGGTGA